From one Peredibacter starrii genomic stretch:
- the atpB gene encoding F0F1 ATP synthase subunit A, which translates to MKLLGLLGLFLAQSAFASGGFNFFNEASHAFHVPAHTLALVAGSLIMIVAGVLYRAQISSAKNVIIPAKGINVRNLIEALGQAMYGTAKTVMGEDATKKYFSYVIFVFFFILINNLIGILPGSMSANQNLNTTLALGIFTFFYFNFQGIRAVGFVNYMKHFAGPMPALALLIFPIEIISVSVRPLSLALRLRGNMDGDHLILGIFSELVPYIVPIPFYAMGMFVGFLQAFVFTLLTMIYIGMATAHHDHGDHEHHH; encoded by the coding sequence ATGAAACTTTTAGGTCTTCTTGGCTTATTTCTGGCTCAATCTGCCTTCGCTTCAGGCGGCTTCAACTTCTTTAATGAAGCTTCTCACGCATTCCACGTTCCGGCCCACACTCTAGCTCTTGTTGCTGGTTCGTTGATTATGATTGTTGCCGGTGTTCTTTACCGCGCTCAAATCTCTTCAGCTAAGAACGTAATCATTCCTGCGAAAGGAATCAATGTTCGTAACTTGATCGAGGCCCTTGGTCAGGCAATGTACGGAACTGCAAAAACTGTTATGGGTGAAGATGCTACGAAGAAATATTTTTCTTACGTAATCTTCGTTTTCTTCTTTATTCTTATCAACAACTTGATCGGTATTCTTCCTGGTTCAATGTCAGCTAACCAGAACCTGAATACGACTCTTGCTCTTGGTATTTTCACTTTCTTCTATTTTAACTTCCAAGGTATTCGTGCTGTTGGTTTCGTTAACTATATGAAGCACTTTGCTGGTCCAATGCCGGCTCTTGCGCTTCTTATTTTCCCTATCGAAATCATTTCAGTTTCAGTTCGTCCTCTATCACTTGCTCTTCGTCTTCGCGGGAACATGGATGGTGACCACTTGATTCTTGGGATCTTCTCTGAACTAGTTCCTTACATCGTTCCAATCCCATTCTACGCAATGGGTATGTTCGTAGGGTTCCTTCAGGCCTTCGTATTTACACTACTAACAATGATTTATATTGGTATGGCGACTGCTCATCACGATCATGGTGATCACGAGCACCACCACTAA
- a CDS encoding ATP synthase F0 subunit C yields the protein MDVNSWVVLSAALTFAAAVLGGTFAQGKAASVALEGIARNPAAAEKLQTPMILALALVESLVLFGFGIAFLILQKSA from the coding sequence ATGGACGTTAATTCATGGGTTGTTCTTTCTGCTGCTCTAACTTTCGCTGCTGCTGTACTTGGCGGAACATTCGCTCAAGGTAAAGCTGCTTCTGTAGCTCTTGAAGGTATCGCTCGTAACCCAGCTGCTGCTGAAAAACTTCAAACTCCAATGATTCTTGCTCTAGCTCTAGTAGAATCACTAGTTCTTTTCGGTTTCGGTATCGCGTTCCTTATCCTTCAAAAATCAGCTTAA
- a CDS encoding pepsin/retropepsin-like aspartic protease family protein, with translation MWRLAACLSLIALTAHAKNLELQKDSRSIFIEEKENWVLGKDLFGMPFIYFSPQTNGQRSNISFTDTGAEFDLDVKSLSSTQTKYQANKKLWAERVGATPVSFLPYETNVNLRGHKIHKIGFVYQHEGKTYNEKSYYIECRGKILFSKSLRLIENEAHEKDFSDLISSVDCGGV, from the coding sequence ATGTGGAGATTGGCCGCTTGCTTGAGTTTAATCGCTCTCACTGCTCACGCAAAAAATCTGGAACTTCAGAAAGATTCCCGCAGTATCTTCATAGAAGAGAAAGAGAATTGGGTCTTAGGTAAAGATCTCTTCGGCATGCCCTTCATTTATTTTTCACCCCAGACCAATGGGCAACGATCTAATATCAGCTTTACAGACACCGGTGCAGAATTCGATTTAGATGTTAAGTCCCTCTCAAGCACCCAAACTAAATATCAGGCCAATAAAAAACTCTGGGCCGAAAGAGTTGGGGCCACTCCCGTTTCTTTTCTTCCTTATGAAACTAATGTGAATCTTCGTGGTCACAAGATCCATAAAATTGGATTCGTGTATCAGCATGAAGGTAAGACCTATAATGAAAAGTCCTATTACATTGAATGCCGTGGAAAAATACTCTTCTCTAAGTCACTACGATTAATTGAGAATGAGGCCCACGAAAAAGACTTCTCAGATCTTATTAGCTCAGTAGATTGCGGAGGAGTGTAG